Proteins co-encoded in one Candidatus Thiodictyon syntrophicum genomic window:
- a CDS encoding DUF29 family protein: protein MLQGIDGSARLSVSRRGHSAEILRAGRYAESDLEHLLEELSDMSRSERREPESRLMQRVVWVLTTAVTLNACDVCMTTQCRGRPFLPSQEVISGGHPGIQIPRIPRAVY from the coding sequence GTGTTGCAAGGGATCGACGGGTCGGCGAGACTGTCGGTTAGTCGGCGCGGTCACTCCGCCGAGATCCTGCGCGCCGGGCGCTACGCGGAATCGGATCTCGAGCATTTATTGGAGGAACTCAGCGATATGAGCAGGAGCGAGCGCCGTGAACCGGAAAGCAGGCTTATGCAGCGGGTGGTTTGGGTGCTGACCACCGCTGTCACGTTGAATGCATGCGATGTGTGCATGACAACCCAGTGCAGGGGAAGGCCATTCTTGCCGTCGCAGGAGGTAATATCAGGAGGGCATCCCGGCATTCAAATTCCGCGAATTCCGAGGGCCGTTTACTAA
- a CDS encoding Txe/YoeB family addiction module toxin — MAQREGGRGLSQDVNALIADALRTPFAGIGKPEPLRENLSGFWSRRIDDSNRLVCAVDAALLTVIACRYHD; from the coding sequence GTGGCGCAGCGCGAAGGCGGCCGTGGCCTGAGTCAAGACGTTAACGCCCTGATCGCGGATGCCCTGCGCACACCCTTCGCCGGGATCGGCAAGCCCGAGCCCCTGCGTGAGAACCTCTCCGGCTTCTGGTCGCGCCGTATCGACGACAGCAACCGGCTCGTCTGCGCGGTCGATGCAGCCCTCCTGACCGTCATCGCCTGCCGTTATCACGACTGA
- a CDS encoding trans-sulfuration enzyme family protein: MPHIDTLLAQAGRGQDPRTGAISTPIYQTSTYAHPGLGQSTGFDYSRTTNPTRGALEEAMAALDGAAAACAFASGLAALTTLLCLFKQGDHLVVAEGCYGGTYRLLDQVMAPFGLTVTYVPVLDAAGYRAALRPQTRAILVESVSNPCLLVPDLPVLAGIARAAGVLLVVDNTLLTPYWQRPLELGADLVVHSASKYLAGHNDCIGGIIAVRDEALAGRLKFLQNAVGAVLGPQDAWLTLRGLKTLALRLERQQRNALVIARWLQEQPQVRQVYYPGLPDDPGHATLARTASGLGAVLSFEVADRPTLERLIAGVRLIAYAESFGGVESLITVPAVQTHANLAPGERQRLGVTDTLVRLSVGIEDPGDLIADLAAALGDPAVIPKTPVSHHVTRR, encoded by the coding sequence ATGCCCCACATCGACACCCTCCTGGCCCAGGCCGGACGCGGGCAAGACCCGCGGACCGGGGCCATCAGCACCCCCATCTATCAGACCTCGACCTATGCCCACCCGGGGCTCGGTCAGAGCACCGGCTTCGACTACAGCCGCACCACCAATCCGACACGCGGTGCCCTGGAGGAGGCCATGGCGGCGCTCGATGGCGCCGCCGCGGCCTGCGCTTTCGCCAGCGGCCTGGCGGCCCTGACCACCCTGCTGTGTCTGTTCAAACAGGGCGATCACCTGGTGGTGGCGGAGGGTTGCTACGGCGGCACTTACCGGCTGCTCGATCAGGTGATGGCGCCCTTCGGGCTCACGGTGACCTATGTTCCGGTCCTGGATGCGGCGGGTTACCGGGCGGCCCTGCGGCCCCAAACGCGGGCCATCCTGGTGGAGTCCGTCTCCAACCCCTGCCTGCTGGTCCCGGACCTGCCGGTGCTGGCGGGGATCGCGCGGGCGGCCGGGGTCCTGCTGGTGGTGGACAACACGCTCCTCACCCCCTATTGGCAGCGACCCCTGGAACTGGGGGCGGACCTGGTGGTGCATTCCGCGTCGAAATACCTCGCGGGGCACAACGACTGTATCGGCGGGATCATCGCGGTGCGCGATGAGGCCCTGGCCGGGCGGCTGAAGTTCCTGCAGAACGCCGTGGGTGCGGTGCTGGGACCCCAGGACGCCTGGCTCACGCTGCGCGGCCTCAAGACGCTGGCCCTGCGCCTGGAGCGGCAGCAACGCAATGCACTGGTGATCGCCCGCTGGTTGCAGGAGCAACCGCAGGTCAGACAGGTCTATTACCCGGGGCTCCCGGACGACCCCGGACATGCGACCCTGGCGCGCACCGCCAGCGGTCTGGGTGCCGTGCTGTCATTCGAGGTCGCGGACCGCCCGACCCTGGAGCGCCTGATCGCGGGCGTGCGCCTCATCGCCTATGCCGAGAGCTTCGGCGGCGTAGAGAGCCTGATCACGGTCCCGGCGGTGCAGACCCACGCCAACCTCGCTCCCGGGGAGCGCCAACGCCTGGGCGTCACCGACACCCTGGTGCGCCTCTCGGTCGGGATCGAGGACCCGGGGGACCTGATCGCCGACCTGGCGGCGGCCTTGGGTGATCCGGCGGTCATCCCCAAGACCCCTGTATCACATCACGTCACGAGGCGATAG
- a CDS encoding NAD(P)/FAD-dependent oxidoreductase, giving the protein MARIVILGAGIAGHTVARYLGKWLGKQHQVIVVSPRPTWNWVPSNIWVGVGEMTEPQVSFELAPLYKKLNIDFRLAGALSIHPEGDGEHAKPFVTIQYADGARAGQTEAVEYDYLVNATGPKLNFAATPGLGPETGYTMSVCTPPHALEANRRLQAAIAAMKNGQDQTFVIGTGHGMCTCQGAAFEYIYNVDHTLRQAGVRERARLIWLSNEYELGDLGMGGMHVANSGYVTNSKLFAESLMAERGVEWITRAHVTKVEPDKIHYEQLDGTYHELPFDFAMLIPPFAGVGLKACDRAGADITAAVFAPNGFMKVDADYTAKPFEEWRARDWPRTYQNPNYRNLFAVGIAFAPPHAISKPMKSPNGTPINPTAPRTGMPSAAMGKAVAASIRDMLKGAPAPTHTASMAEAGAVCVASTGAHLFKGSAASITVFPVVPDRDTYPQYGRDVDLTFFEVGLAGHWMKFLLHHVFIYQANLRPGWSFLPD; this is encoded by the coding sequence ATGGCGCGTATCGTCATCCTCGGCGCCGGTATTGCCGGCCACACGGTGGCCAGATACCTGGGCAAGTGGCTCGGCAAGCAACACCAGGTCATCGTGGTGTCACCGCGGCCGACCTGGAACTGGGTCCCCTCGAACATCTGGGTGGGTGTGGGTGAAATGACGGAGCCGCAGGTGAGCTTCGAACTGGCCCCGCTCTACAAGAAACTCAACATCGATTTCCGCCTGGCCGGGGCCCTGTCCATTCACCCGGAAGGCGACGGCGAGCACGCCAAGCCCTTTGTCACGATCCAATATGCAGACGGCGCGCGCGCCGGGCAGACCGAGGCCGTCGAGTACGACTACCTGGTCAATGCCACCGGACCCAAGTTGAATTTCGCCGCCACCCCCGGGCTGGGCCCCGAGACCGGCTACACCATGTCCGTCTGCACCCCACCGCACGCGCTGGAGGCGAATCGCCGCCTGCAGGCCGCCATCGCGGCGATGAAGAACGGTCAGGACCAGACCTTCGTCATCGGCACCGGACATGGCATGTGCACCTGCCAGGGCGCGGCCTTCGAGTACATCTACAATGTCGACCACACCCTGCGTCAGGCCGGGGTGCGGGAACGGGCGCGCCTGATCTGGCTCAGCAACGAGTATGAGCTGGGCGACCTTGGAATGGGCGGCATGCACGTCGCCAACAGCGGCTATGTGACCAACAGCAAGCTCTTCGCTGAGTCGCTGATGGCCGAGCGGGGGGTGGAGTGGATTACCCGCGCCCATGTCACCAAGGTCGAACCCGACAAGATCCACTATGAGCAGCTCGACGGCACCTACCACGAACTCCCCTTTGATTTCGCCATGCTGATCCCGCCCTTCGCGGGGGTTGGGCTCAAGGCCTGCGACCGCGCGGGCGCGGACATCACCGCCGCGGTCTTCGCCCCCAACGGCTTCATGAAGGTCGACGCCGATTACACCGCCAAGCCCTTCGAGGAGTGGCGCGCACGCGACTGGCCGCGGACCTACCAGAACCCGAACTACCGCAACCTCTTTGCCGTCGGCATCGCCTTCGCCCCCCCGCACGCCATCAGCAAGCCGATGAAGAGCCCCAACGGCACCCCGATCAACCCAACCGCACCGCGCACCGGCATGCCCTCGGCCGCGATGGGCAAGGCGGTGGCGGCGAGCATCCGCGACATGCTCAAGGGGGCGCCGGCACCGACCCACACCGCCTCGATGGCGGAGGCGGGCGCGGTCTGTGTGGCCTCGACCGGCGCCCACCTCTTCAAAGGCAGCGCCGCCAGCATTACCGTCTTCCCCGTCGTGCCCGACCGCGACACCTATCCCCAGTATGGACGCGATGTCGATCTCACCTTCTTCGAGGTCGGGCTCGCCGGGCACTGGATGAAGTTCCTCCTGCATCATGTCTTCATCTATCAGGCCAATCTCCGTCCGGGGTGGTCCTTCCTCCCCGATTGA
- the ald gene encoding alanine dehydrogenase — MLIGVTREIKPQEFRVGLTPESVAELVHHGHRVLVQTQAGAGIGAQDQDYQAAGAELAADAATVFARGELIVKVKEPQAAERAWLRPGQVLFTYLHLAPDPEQARDLLASGAVCIAYETVTDAQGGLPLLRPMSQVAGRLSVQAGAWALQAGNGGRGLLLGGVPGVAPARVLILGGGVVGFNAAQMAVGLQADLTILDRAPAVLERLANHFGASARVLFSSRAVLQAQVAAADLVIGAVLIPGAATPRLVSRAQLATMNPGAVLVDVAIDQGGCFETSRPTTHAQPTYVVDGIVHYCVANMPGAVPRTSAYALNHATLPAVLALADQGWRRALADDPHLRAGLNCCAGRVTHPAVAAALGYDLTPAQTLLGEG; from the coding sequence ATGCTGATCGGCGTCACCCGAGAGATCAAACCCCAGGAGTTCCGCGTCGGGCTGACCCCCGAGTCGGTGGCCGAACTGGTCCATCACGGCCATCGGGTGCTGGTGCAGACCCAGGCGGGTGCCGGCATCGGGGCGCAGGATCAGGACTATCAGGCGGCCGGTGCCGAGCTCGCAGCGGACGCGGCGACGGTATTCGCCCGCGGCGAACTGATCGTCAAGGTCAAGGAACCCCAGGCGGCGGAGCGGGCCTGGCTCAGGCCCGGCCAGGTGCTCTTCACCTATCTGCATCTGGCGCCCGACCCCGAGCAGGCGCGTGACCTGCTGGCGTCCGGGGCCGTGTGCATCGCCTACGAGACGGTGACCGATGCCCAGGGCGGCCTGCCGCTCCTGCGGCCGATGAGCCAGGTCGCCGGCCGCCTGTCAGTGCAGGCCGGGGCCTGGGCGCTCCAGGCGGGAAACGGCGGGCGCGGCCTGCTGTTGGGCGGTGTCCCCGGGGTGGCGCCGGCCCGGGTCCTGATCCTGGGCGGGGGCGTGGTGGGCTTCAACGCCGCGCAGATGGCGGTGGGTTTGCAGGCGGACCTGACCATCCTGGACCGCGCCCCGGCGGTGCTGGAGCGGCTGGCGAACCATTTCGGGGCGAGTGCGCGGGTGCTCTTTTCCAGCCGCGCGGTGCTTCAGGCGCAGGTGGCGGCCGCGGATCTGGTCATCGGCGCCGTCCTGATCCCGGGGGCGGCCACGCCGCGGCTGGTGAGCCGCGCCCAACTCGCGACCATGAACCCGGGGGCGGTCCTGGTGGACGTGGCGATCGACCAGGGCGGCTGCTTCGAGACCTCCCGGCCAACCACCCATGCCCAGCCGACCTATGTGGTCGACGGCATCGTGCATTATTGCGTCGCCAACATGCCCGGGGCGGTGCCCCGCACCTCCGCCTATGCGCTCAACCACGCGACCCTGCCCGCGGTCCTGGCCCTGGCGGACCAGGGCTGGCGCCGCGCCCTGGCGGATGATCCACACCTGCGTGCCGGGCTCAATTGCTGCGCGGGCCGGGTCACCCACCCCGCGGTGGCGGCGGCCCTGGGCTATGACCTGACCCCGGCGCAGACGCTGCTGGGGGAGGGCTGA
- the cysK gene encoding cysteine synthase A, translated as MSSWFPDNARSIGHTPLVRLNRVGDGAPATILAKIEGRNPAYSVKCRIGAAMVWDAEERGLLGPGKELIEPTSGNTGIALAFVAAARGLPLTLTMPETMSIERRKLLLAYGAKLVLTEGARGMSGAIAKAEEIAASDPARYVLLQQFKNPANPAIHEATTGPEIWDATDGKVDIFVSGVGTGGTITGVARYLKHTRQAPVFTVAVEPAASPVLSQARVGEPLKPGPHKIQGIGAGFVPDVLDLSLVDAIETVTNEDAVLFARRLAREEGILAGISCGAATAVAVRLAQRPEHAGKTIVVVLPDSGERYLSSVLFEGTFDAQGLPI; from the coding sequence ATGTCCAGTTGGTTCCCCGACAACGCCCGCTCGATCGGTCACACCCCGCTCGTACGGCTCAACCGGGTCGGTGACGGCGCCCCGGCGACCATCCTCGCCAAGATCGAGGGGCGCAACCCGGCCTATTCGGTCAAGTGCCGGATCGGCGCCGCCATGGTGTGGGACGCCGAAGAGCGCGGCCTGCTCGGGCCCGGCAAGGAGTTGATCGAGCCCACCAGCGGCAACACCGGCATTGCCCTCGCCTTCGTCGCCGCGGCGCGGGGCCTCCCGCTGACGCTCACCATGCCCGAGACCATGAGCATCGAGCGGCGCAAGCTCCTGCTGGCCTACGGGGCCAAGCTGGTACTGACCGAGGGCGCCCGCGGCATGAGCGGCGCCATTGCCAAGGCCGAGGAGATCGCCGCGTCCGACCCCGCGCGCTATGTCCTGTTGCAGCAATTCAAGAACCCGGCCAATCCGGCGATCCATGAAGCGACCACGGGCCCGGAGATCTGGGACGCCACCGACGGCAAGGTGGACATCTTCGTCTCCGGGGTGGGGACGGGCGGGACCATCACGGGCGTTGCGCGCTATCTCAAGCACACCCGCCAGGCGCCGGTGTTCACGGTCGCGGTGGAGCCGGCCGCCAGCCCGGTGCTGTCGCAGGCCCGCGTCGGGGAGCCGCTCAAGCCCGGCCCGCATAAGATCCAGGGGATCGGTGCCGGTTTCGTCCCGGACGTGCTCGATCTCTCGCTGGTGGACGCCATCGAGACCGTCACCAACGAGGACGCCGTCCTCTTCGCCCGGCGCCTGGCGCGCGAGGAGGGCATCCTCGCCGGCATCTCCTGCGGGGCGGCGACCGCGGTGGCGGTGCGCCTGGCCCAACGCCCGGAACACGCCGGCAAGACCATCGTCGTGGTGCTGCCGGACTCCGGTGAGCGCTACCTCTCCTCCGTCCTGTTCGAGGGGACCTTCGACGCCCAGGGGCTGCCGATTTGA